The Anguilla anguilla isolate fAngAng1 chromosome 19, fAngAng1.pri, whole genome shotgun sequence genome has a segment encoding these proteins:
- the sephs1 gene encoding selenide, water dikinase 1: MSVRESFNPESYDLDKNFRLTRFTELKGTGCKVPQDVLQKLLESLQENHFQEDEQFLGAVMPRLGIGMDTCVIPLRHGGLSLVQTTDYIYPIVDDPYMMGRIACANVLSDLYAMGVTECDNMLMLLGISNKLSEKERDKVMPLIIQGFKDASEEAGTSVTGGQTVVNPWIVLGGVATTVCQPNEFIMPDNAVPGDVLVLTKPLGTQVAVAVHQWLDIPEKWNKIKLVVTQEDVELAYQEAMMNMARLNRTAAGLMHTFNAHAATDITGFGILGHAQNLARQQRSEVSFVIHNLPVLAKMAAVSKACGNMFGLMHGTCPETSGGLLICLPREQAARFCAEIKSPKYGEGHQAWIIGIVEKGNRTARIIDKPRIIEVAPQVATQNVNPTPGATS, translated from the exons ATGTCTGTCCGGGAGTCCTTTAACCCCGAGAGCTACGACCTGGATAAGAACTTCAGGCTGACGCGCTTCACAGAGCTGAAGGGGACGGGCTGCAAAGTGCCGCAGGACGTCCTGCAGAAGCTGCTGGAGTCGCTGCAGGAGAACCACTTCCAGGAAGATGAGCAGTTCCTCGGGGCCGTCATGCCCAGACTGG GTATTGGAATGGACACGTGCGTCATTCCTCTGAGACACGGCGGGCTCTCGCTTGTCCAGACTACAGACTACATTTATCCTATCGTGGATGACCCGTACATGATG GGCCGAATCGCCTGTGCCAACGTACTGAGTGACCTCTACGCCATGGGGGTCACGGAATGTGACAACATGCTGATGCTGCTGGGAATCAGTAACAAATTATCAGAGAAG GAGAGGGACAAGGTGATGCCTTTAATAATTCAGGGATTTAAAGACGCCTCGGAAGAGGCGGGGACGTCGGTGACGGGGGGCCAGACGGTGGTGAACCCCTGGATCGTCCTTGGGGGCGTGGCCACCACGGTGTGTCAGCCCAACGAGTTCATCAT GCCAGATAACGCTGTGCCTGGAGACGTGCTGGTGTTGACGAAGCCCCTGGGCACGCAGGTTGCTGTGGCTGTTCACCAGTGGCTTGATATT CCAGAGAAATGGAATAAGATTAAACTGGTCGTGACGCAAGAGGACGTGGAGTTGGCATATCAGGAGGCCATGATGAATATGGCCAGACTGAACCGAACAG CTGCGGGGCTGATGCATACGTTCAACGCCCACGCGGCGACAGACATCACGGGATTCGGGATCCTGGGTCACGCGCAGAACCTGGCCCGGCAGCAGAGGAGTGAGGTCTCCTTCGTCATCCACAACCTGCCCGTGCTGGCCAAGATGGCTGCCGTGAGCAAGGCCTGTGGCAACATGTTTGGCCTCATGCACGGCACCTGCCCGGAGACCTCAG GAGGTCTGTTGATCTGCCTCCCTCGGGAGCAGGCCGCCAGGTTCTGCGCCGAGATCAAGTCCCCCAAATACGGCGAGGGGCACCAGGCCTGGATCATCGGCATCGTGGAGAAGGGCAACCGCACCGCCCGGATCATCGACAAGCCGCGGATCATCGAGGTGGCCCCGCAGGTCGCCACACAGAACGTCAACCCCACCCCCGGGGCCACCTCTTAG
- the cpt1b gene encoding carnitine O-palmitoyltransferase 1, muscle isoform, producing the protein MAEAHQAVGFQFTVSTEGIDLHLSREVLKHIYLSGVTSWKKRAIRFKNGILTGVYPASPSSWLVVVVAIMSTMYARIDPSMGMIDSIKKTLPQSDYLTVHTKALLSAILFATGLWVSIIFMLRNTLKLLLSYHGWIFEPHGKRSCSTRLWMNLVKLFSGRKPLLYSFQSSLPRLPVPNVSDTIKRYLESVRPLLDDEQYNQMENVANDFKKHSASRLQRYLVLKSWWAANYVSDWWEEYIYLRSRSPIMVNSNFYVMDLLYITPTHRQAARAGNAVHAMLQYRRKLERGEHAPMRAQGTVPMCSYQMERMFNTTRIPGIQTDFVQHLKDRKHLVVYHRGRFFRVWLYYGGRHLWPSELEAQFQKILDDPSEPQPGELKLAALTAGERIPWAKARQKYFSQGVNRSSLETIETAAFFVTLDDEAHGYDAEKLRSLDLYAKSLLHGKCYDRWFDKSFNLIVYQNGKLGLNAEHSWADAPIVGHMWEYVVATDCFQLGYTEDGHSNGDISKDLPQPIKLQWDISAECQGVIESSYGLAKEIADDVDFHGCLFEDFGKGLIKKCRTSPDAFIQLALQLAHFRDKGEFCLTYEASMTRMFKEGRTETVRSCTNESSAFVKAMKDPLNSNEKRLELFRKAAEKHQHMYRLAMTGSGIDRHLFCLYIVSKYLGIDSPFLKQVLSEPWRLSTSQTPQQQLNLIDLQRFPKYVSAGGGFGPVADDGYGVSYIIIGDDLITFHISSKFSSPETDSYRFGQNIRQAMLDIRALFANRENKM; encoded by the exons ATGGCAGAGGCTCACCAAGCGGTGGGCTTTCAGTTCACTGTCAGCACAGAAGGGATTGACCTTCACCTGAGTCGGGAAGTTTTGAAGCATATTTACCTGTCCGGAGTGACGTCATGGAAGAAGCGGGCCATTCGGTTCAAg AACGGCATCCTAACTGGAGTTTACCCTGCCAGTCCGTCAAGTTGGCTTGTGGTTGTCGTGGCGATAATGAGCACCATGTATGCCCGCATAGACCCCTCTATGGGCATGATTGACAGCATCAAAAAAACACTTCCTCAAAG TGACTATTTGACGGTACACACAAAAGCTCTCCTGAGCGCCATTCTGTTTGCCACGGGCCTCTGGGTGTCAATCATCTTTATGCTGCGTAACACCCTCAAATTACTGCTGTCTTACCACGGCTGGATCTTCGAACCTCACGGGAAAAGGAGCTGCTCCACCAGGCTGTGGATG AATCTTGTGAAGCTGTTCTCTGGACGAAAGCCACTGCTGTACAGCTTCCAGTCCTCTTTGCCCCGACTGCCTGTGCCCAACGTGAGCGATACTATTAAAAGG TACCTGGAGTCAGTGCGCCCTCTACTGGACGATGAGCAGTATAACCAGATGGAGAATGTGGCAAACGACTTCAAAAAGCACTCTGCTTCTAGACTTCAGAGATACCTAGTTCTGAAGTCCTGGTGGGCAGCAAATTAT GTGAGTGACTGGTGGGAGGAGTACATTTATCTGCGAAGCCGGAGTCCCATCATGGTTAACAGTAACTTCTATGTGATG GACCTGCTGTACATCACCCCCACGCACCGCCAGGCCGCCAGGGCTGGGAACGCCGTCCACGCCATGCTGCAGTACCGCCGCAAGCTGGAGCGCGGAGAGCACGCTCCG ATGAGAGCTCAAGGGACGGTCCCCATGTGCTCGTACCAGATGGAGAGAATGTTCAACACCACCAGGATCCCTGGCATTCAGACAG ACTTTGTCCAGCACCTGAAGGACCGCAAGCACCTGGTGGTGTACCACAGGGGGCGCTTCTTCCGCGTGTGGCTGTACTACGGCGGGCGCCACCTGTGGCCCAGCGAGCTGGAGGCGCAGTTCCAGAAGATTCTGGACGACCCCTCCGAGCCCCAGCCCGGGGAGCTGAAGCTGGCCGCGCTGACGGCCGGGGAGAG aattccttggGCTAAGGCTCGCCAGAAGTACTTCAGTCAGGGCGTCAACAGGTCGTCGCTGGAGACCATCGAGACGGCGGCATTCTTCGTCACCCTGGACGACGAGGCGCACGGCTACGACGCGGAGAAGCTCAGGTCCCTGGACTTGTACGCCAAGTCCCTGCTCCATGGAAAATGCTACGACAG GTGGTTCGACAAGTCGTTTAACCTGATCGTGTATCAGAACGGGAAGCTGGGTCTGAACGCGGAGCACTCCTGGGCCGACGCCCCCATCGTGGGCCACATGTGGGAG TACGTCGTGGCCACGGACTGTTTCCAGCTGGGCTACACCGAAGACGGACACAGCAACGGGGACATAAGCAAGGACCTGCCCCAGCCCATCAAACTGCAGTGGGACATCTCCGCAGag TGCCAAGGGGTCATCGAGAGCTCCTACGGCCTGGCCAAAGAGATCGCCGACGACGTGGACTTCCACGGCTGCCTGTTCGAGGACTTCGGGAAAGGCCTGATCAAGAAGTGCAGGACCAGCCCTGACGCCTTCATCCAGCTGGCCCTGCAGCTGGCTCACTTCAGG GACAAGGGAGAGTTCTGCTTGACGTACGAAGCATCGATGACCCGGATGTTCAAAGAGGGCCGGACGGAGACCGTGCGCTCCTGCACCAACGAATCCTCCGCCTTCGTCAAGGCCATGAAGGACCCCCTCAATTCG AACGAGAAGAGGCTGGAGCTCTTCCGCAAGGCAGCGGAGAAGCACCAGCACATGTACCGCCTGGCCATGACCGGCTCCGGCATCGACCGCCACCTCTTCTGCCTCTACATCGTCTCCAAGTACCTGGGCATCGACTCGCCGTTCCTCAAGCAG GTTCTTTCCGAACCATGGAGACTCTCCACCAGCCAAACTCCCCAGCAGCAGCTCAACCTGATTGATCTCCAGAGGTTTCCAAAATACGTCAGCGCTGGTGGGGGATTTGGACCG GTGGCTGATGACGGATATGGCGTTTCTTACATCATCATTGGGGATGACCTCATCACGTTCCACATCTCCAGCAAATTCTCCAGCCCGGAGACG GACTCCTATCGTTTCGGACAGAACATCCGACAGGCCATGTTGGACATCCGAGCTTTATTTGCTAACAGGGAAAACAAGATGTGA